The Branchiostoma lanceolatum isolate klBraLanc5 chromosome 7, klBraLanc5.hap2, whole genome shotgun sequence nucleotide sequence tatgtatgtatgtatgtatgtgtttgcagcCATGAGCGCTGAGgttggatggaaggaagggggCAGAACGAGTGATGATGGTTGTGTAACCGTGTAACTCTGCAGTTTAATTGTTAAACCGTGTCTTGGAAAAGGggggtctgtttaaagaaatgtgaacgatgtagatctttctgggatatgtcagtggccctgaaaagggccggtgttaATGTTGATCTTGCTCCGATCAAGCTTATGCGCGCTCCCCTCTGATGCGGCGGGCgagttggatgtccttgggcatgatggtaacgcgcttggcatggatagcgcacaggttggtgtcctcgaacagaccgaccaggtaggcctcgcttgcttcctgcagagccatgaccgctgagctctggaagcgcaggtccgtcttgaagtcttgggcgatttcccgcaccaggcgctggaagggcagcttgcggatgagcagctccgtcgacttctggtagcggcggatctccctcagggcgacggtgccgggcctgtagcggtgaggcttcttgacgccaccggtagccggtgcgctcttgcgagcggccttggttgccaactgcttcctgggggccttgccaccggtggacttacgggcggtctgcttggtacgtgccatgtcggacggagtttgtctacgctgaagtgcaggacgataagactagtcggcagactgtggagagtgaatttataacaaccgctaattagatgccccgaggttttcaattggccggtgccctgccgtctgattggttgtcttACCCAAATCTGGcctcgtgattggtcagttttcatgtctccaggatccgatattcagcggcaagctcggcacttttgggggtcacagaggaaatgttgcaaggatATCTTGAGCGCTACAACAGAATTACTATGGGCTacaagtgtatttttgtatgtttgtacacaCTTTGGTGCGGATAGACGGACAGTGGTAACGAAACATCATCTTTGTACTCAATAAAGTtgtcgattgattaattgatttccggCGAGAAATTAACATCAGTCCGTTCACCTGGGTGTGTGCTTCTGTACGTATGTTCGTTCACCCATCCTTCCCTTCcaacatgtgtgtgttgttatacatgtgctctacgcgtgtttgtgtcacggtgtgtgtgtgtggggggggggggggtgctttcattctattttatgtatcacttatatgattgacatagttcttttgtaaggatgtgggtggccctgaaaagggccggggttcgcagaaacttcgacggtcaggtcatcacttcttcttgggcttggacgctttcttggcaggcgccGCCTTCTTTGCAATCTTCTTTGCCGGAGTCTTTTTTGTGGATTTCTTGGCAgcgggtttcttggccggagatttcttggtcttcttggtagtcggtttcttggtcttcttgggggtggtagccttcttagcctttggctttttgggcttggtggtcttgggttttgcggctttcttagccacaggtttcttgaccggcttcttgacggctttctttgcggccttctcggcggctttcttggctgccacgttgatcttgaaggatcccgacgccccagttcctttgacctggatgagggtacccttctccaccaaggatttcagggcgcgcttgacgaagtgcgctttcttctccacgtcgaacttgtagttaccagcaatgtacttcttgat carries:
- the LOC136438752 gene encoding histone H1-like, which codes for MSAPASSPKKARKPTAPKGPAAHPPTTVMVTAAVEALKDRTGSSLLAIKKYITKKPTTKKTKKSPAKKPAAKKSTKKTPAKKIAKKAAPAKKASKPKKK